A single region of the Rathayibacter rathayi genome encodes:
- the erpA gene encoding iron-sulfur cluster insertion protein ErpA, with translation MSDSLTDQTATPVATQPSTAHGVSMTPTAAAKVRSLLEQEGRDDLRLRVAVQPGGCSGLIYQLYFDERTLDGDAAVEFEGVGLVVDKMSVPYLDGASIDFEDTIQKQGFTIDNPNAGGSCACGDSFH, from the coding sequence ATGTCAGACTCACTGACCGACCAGACGGCGACCCCCGTCGCCACCCAGCCCAGCACGGCCCACGGCGTCTCGATGACTCCGACCGCCGCCGCGAAGGTCAGGAGCCTGCTCGAGCAGGAGGGCCGCGACGACCTCCGCCTGCGGGTCGCGGTGCAGCCCGGCGGCTGCTCCGGCCTGATCTACCAGCTCTACTTCGACGAGCGCACTCTCGACGGTGATGCCGCGGTGGAGTTCGAGGGTGTCGGCCTCGTCGTCGACAAGATGAGCGTGCCCTACCTCGACGGCGCCTCGATCGACTTCGAGGACACCATCCAGAAGCAGGGTTTCACCATCGACAACCCCAACGCGGGCGGCAGCTGCGCCTGCGGCGATAGCTTCCACTGA
- the coxB gene encoding cytochrome c oxidase subunit II, with protein MRFNRRIRRWVAAPVAGALALVLAGCTQEQLQGWLPTEPGTTNHVDRVIGLWVTSWIVLLAVGVITWGLTIWAVVVYRRRKGQTGLPVQLRYNMPIEIFYTIVPLILVIGFFAFTARDQAAIEQPYDDPDETIQVYGKQWAWDFNYVDEDVYSAGIQGQYQEGGDDAGSLVESEVPTLYLPVGQKIKIQLDARDVIHSFWVVDFLYKKDMIPGKTNYMYVTPLKEGTYAGKCAELCGQYHSAMLFTVKVVSQGEYDDYIQSLRDAGHTGQLGAEYNRNLNLPGTGAPARENEE; from the coding sequence GTGCGCTTTAATCGCCGAATCCGCAGATGGGTCGCTGCACCCGTCGCAGGAGCCCTCGCCCTCGTTCTCGCGGGCTGCACGCAGGAGCAGCTTCAGGGCTGGCTCCCCACCGAACCCGGCACGACGAACCACGTCGACCGGGTAATCGGACTCTGGGTCACCTCCTGGATCGTCCTGCTCGCCGTCGGTGTCATTACGTGGGGTCTCACCATCTGGGCGGTGGTCGTCTACCGCCGTCGTAAGGGCCAAACCGGCCTGCCGGTCCAGCTGCGCTACAACATGCCGATCGAGATTTTCTACACGATCGTGCCGCTGATCCTCGTAATCGGCTTCTTCGCTTTCACCGCGCGCGACCAGGCCGCCATCGAGCAGCCCTACGACGACCCGGACGAGACCATTCAGGTCTACGGCAAGCAGTGGGCCTGGGACTTCAATTACGTCGACGAGGACGTCTACTCCGCGGGTATCCAGGGCCAGTACCAGGAGGGTGGCGACGACGCCGGTTCGCTCGTCGAGTCCGAGGTGCCCACCCTGTACCTGCCCGTCGGTCAGAAGATCAAGATCCAGCTCGACGCGCGTGATGTGATCCACTCCTTCTGGGTCGTCGATTTCCTGTACAAGAAGGACATGATCCCCGGCAAGACGAACTACATGTACGTCACGCCGCTCAAGGAGGGGACCTACGCCGGCAAGTGCGCCGAACTCTGCGGCCAATACCACTCCGCGATGCTCTTCACTGTCAAGGTCGTCTCGCAGGGCGAGTACGACGACTACATCCAATCACTGCGCGACGCGGGCCATACCGGTCAGCTCGGCGCGGAGTACAACCGCAATTTGAACCTTCCGGGAACCGGTGCGCCGGCCCGCGAGAACGAGGAGTAA
- the ctaD gene encoding cytochrome c oxidase subunit I has protein sequence MSTATAPRPTRTTGIPPVQRKANILVRWMTSTDHKVIGYMYLITSFIYFCLGGVMALVIRAQLFEPGLNVVETREQYNQLFTMHGTIMLLMFATPLFAGFANFLMPLQIGAPDVAFPRLNAFAYWLYSFGSLIAVAGFVTPQGAASFGWFAYAPLSSTTFSPGLGGNLWVFGLALSGFGTILGAVNFITTIITMRAPGMTMFRMPIFTWNILVTSILVLLAFPVLAAAMFALGADRVFDAHIYDAANGGVLLWQHLFWFFGHPEVYIIALPFFGIVSEVFPVFSRKPIFGYKTLIYATISIAALSVTVWAHHMYVTGSVLLPFFSLMTMLIAVPTGVKIFNWVGTMWRGSVTFETPMIWAIGFLITFTFGGLTGVILASPPLDFHVSDSYFVVAHFHYVVFGTVVFAMFSGFYFWWPKWTGKMLNETLGKWHFWLLFIGFHTTFLIQHWLGVVGMPRRYASYLPEDGFTWMNQVSTVGAMILAVSLIPFFLNVYITARRAPKVTVNDPWGFSRSLEWATSCPPPRHNFTSIPRIRSEAPAFDLNHPEAGIPVGIGPAKDAPDAPTYDKSEGTVK, from the coding sequence ATGAGCACCGCCACGGCACCCCGCCCGACGCGCACCACCGGCATTCCGCCGGTCCAGCGCAAGGCGAACATCCTCGTCCGCTGGATGACGTCGACCGACCATAAGGTCATCGGGTACATGTACCTGATCACGTCGTTCATTTACTTCTGCCTTGGGGGCGTGATGGCTTTGGTCATTCGCGCCCAGCTGTTCGAGCCCGGCCTGAACGTGGTCGAGACGCGCGAGCAGTACAACCAGCTCTTCACGATGCATGGCACGATCATGCTGCTGATGTTCGCGACGCCGCTCTTCGCCGGATTCGCCAACTTCCTGATGCCGTTGCAGATCGGCGCCCCGGACGTCGCGTTCCCCCGCCTGAATGCGTTCGCGTACTGGCTCTATAGCTTCGGCTCGCTTATCGCGGTCGCCGGCTTCGTCACCCCGCAGGGTGCGGCGTCATTCGGATGGTTCGCCTACGCGCCATTGTCGAGCACGACGTTCTCGCCGGGGTTGGGCGGCAATCTCTGGGTGTTCGGCCTAGCCCTCTCCGGCTTTGGCACCATCCTTGGAGCGGTGAACTTCATCACCACGATCATTACGATGCGCGCTCCGGGCATGACCATGTTCCGGATGCCGATCTTCACCTGGAACATTCTGGTGACGTCGATCCTGGTTCTGCTGGCTTTCCCGGTGCTCGCGGCCGCGATGTTCGCCCTCGGCGCCGACCGCGTCTTCGACGCCCACATCTACGACGCGGCCAATGGCGGCGTCCTTCTCTGGCAGCACCTGTTCTGGTTCTTCGGGCACCCCGAGGTGTACATCATTGCGCTGCCGTTCTTCGGGATCGTCTCCGAGGTCTTCCCGGTATTCAGCCGCAAGCCGATCTTTGGCTACAAGACGCTGATCTATGCGACGATCTCTATCGCCGCCCTGTCCGTGACGGTGTGGGCCCACCACATGTACGTCACCGGCTCCGTGCTGCTGCCATTCTTCTCGCTGATGACGATGCTGATCGCTGTCCCGACCGGTGTGAAGATCTTCAATTGGGTCGGTACGATGTGGCGCGGTTCAGTGACCTTCGAGACGCCGATGATCTGGGCGATCGGCTTCCTGATCACCTTCACCTTCGGCGGCCTCACCGGTGTCATCCTCGCCTCGCCTCCGCTGGACTTTCATGTGTCCGATTCCTACTTCGTCGTGGCGCACTTCCACTACGTCGTCTTCGGCACTGTGGTCTTCGCGATGTTCTCGGGCTTCTACTTCTGGTGGCCCAAGTGGACCGGCAAGATGCTCAACGAGACGCTGGGCAAATGGCACTTCTGGCTCCTGTTCATCGGTTTCCACACCACCTTCCTCATTCAGCACTGGCTCGGCGTCGTGGGCATGCCCCGCCGCTACGCCAGCTATCTACCCGAGGACGGCTTTACCTGGATGAACCAGGTGTCGACGGTCGGAGCGATGATCCTTGCGGTCTCGCTGATCCCGTTCTTCCTGAACGTCTACATCACGGCCCGCAGGGCGCCCAAGGTGACGGTGAACGACCCGTGGGGCTTCTCGCGCTCGCTCGAATGGGCGACTTCGTGCCCCCCACCGCGTCACAACTTCACTTCGATTCCGCGCATCCGCAGCGAGGCCCCGGCATTCGACCTCAACCACCCCGAGGCCGGCATCCCCGTCGGCATCGGCCCGGCGAAGGATGCTCCGGACGCCCCCACGTACGACAAGTCCGAAGGCACGGTGAAGTAG
- a CDS encoding cytochrome c oxidase subunit 4 codes for MRANVNLFWLLAGFFLLADVTYIVWSLLDTGRVEWVGAMAIGLSAVLGAFIAFYVGRVHKAQGAELPEDRLDADIDDGDPELGFFSPWSWWPLILGGSAALGFLGLAVGFWITYIAVGLFLVAIAGWVYEYYRGYFAR; via the coding sequence ATGCGCGCCAACGTCAATCTGTTCTGGCTCCTCGCGGGCTTCTTCCTCCTCGCCGACGTCACCTACATCGTCTGGTCCCTGCTGGACACCGGCCGGGTGGAATGGGTCGGCGCAATGGCGATCGGCCTCTCGGCCGTCCTGGGCGCGTTCATCGCGTTCTACGTCGGCCGTGTGCACAAGGCGCAGGGAGCTGAGCTGCCCGAGGATCGCCTCGACGCCGACATCGACGACGGAGACCCTGAGCTGGGCTTCTTCAGCCCGTGGAGCTGGTGGCCGCTGATCCTCGGCGGCTCCGCGGCTCTGGGGTTCCTCGGCCTGGCTGTCGGCTTCTGGATCACCTATATCGCGGTCGGCCTGTTCCTGGTCGCCATCGCGGGCTGGGTGTACGAGTACTACCGCGGGTACTTCGCGCGCTAA
- a CDS encoding cytochrome b, with protein sequence MSTTTPSRPSSSPAEPEDGVILGSGTFQKGYVGAASNYIDERTSISAVVKEFGRKIFPDHWSFLLGEVALYSFVIILLSGTFLTFFFQASMVETHYEGSYLPLKGIEMSAAMSSSLDISFDIRGGLLMRQIHHWAALLFVASIGLHMLRIFFTGAFRKPRELNWVIGFVLFILAMAEGFTGYSLPDDLLSGNGLRIIDGMVKGIPIVGTWISFLLFGGEFPGTDIVGRLYTLHILLLPALVLAFIALHLVFVVVHKHTQFPGAGKTEQNVVGYPVLPVYAAKAGGFFFIVFGVVVLIASLFTINPIWNYGPYDPSPVSAGTQPDWYIGFADGALRLVPPGLEWAIPGIGTLSFNILIPLVGLGLFIAVVMLYPFLEAWITGDKREHHLLDRPRNAATRTAIGAAGVSFYAVLWAAASSDLIATHFHLTMEGVIHGLQFLLIAGPFIAYFITKRICLALQKKDREIALHGFESGRIVRLPGGEFIEVHQQLDEYERWKLVGQDEYEPLMIRPDSRGRITAPQRVRAGLSRWFFEDRITPVTQRELESSHSEH encoded by the coding sequence ATGTCCACCACCACCCCCTCACGCCCCTCGAGTTCCCCCGCGGAGCCCGAGGACGGCGTCATCCTCGGATCCGGCACGTTCCAGAAGGGCTACGTAGGAGCGGCGTCGAACTACATCGACGAGCGCACCAGTATCTCCGCGGTGGTCAAGGAGTTCGGTCGCAAGATCTTCCCCGACCACTGGTCCTTCCTCCTCGGTGAGGTCGCGCTCTACAGCTTCGTCATCATCCTGCTGTCGGGCACCTTCCTCACCTTCTTCTTCCAGGCCTCGATGGTCGAGACGCACTACGAGGGCAGCTATCTGCCCCTCAAGGGCATCGAGATGTCGGCGGCCATGTCCTCCTCGTTGGACATCTCGTTCGATATCCGCGGCGGCCTGCTGATGCGGCAGATCCATCACTGGGCGGCGCTGCTGTTCGTGGCCTCGATCGGCCTGCACATGCTGCGCATCTTCTTTACCGGTGCGTTCCGCAAGCCGCGCGAGCTCAACTGGGTGATCGGCTTCGTCCTCTTCATCCTTGCGATGGCCGAGGGCTTCACGGGCTACTCCCTCCCCGACGATCTGCTCTCGGGCAACGGCCTGCGCATCATCGACGGCATGGTCAAGGGCATCCCGATCGTCGGCACCTGGATCTCGTTCCTCCTCTTCGGCGGCGAGTTTCCGGGCACCGATATCGTCGGCCGCCTCTATACCCTGCACATCCTGCTGCTGCCGGCGCTGGTGCTCGCGTTCATCGCGCTGCACCTCGTGTTCGTGGTCGTCCACAAGCACACCCAGTTCCCCGGTGCGGGCAAGACGGAGCAGAACGTCGTCGGCTACCCGGTGCTGCCGGTCTACGCCGCTAAGGCGGGTGGATTCTTCTTCATCGTCTTCGGCGTCGTCGTCCTCATCGCCTCGCTGTTCACGATCAACCCGATCTGGAACTACGGCCCCTACGACCCCTCCCCTGTCTCCGCGGGAACCCAGCCCGACTGGTACATCGGCTTCGCCGACGGCGCACTGCGTCTGGTCCCGCCGGGACTGGAGTGGGCGATCCCCGGCATCGGCACCCTGTCGTTCAACATCCTCATACCGCTGGTCGGCCTCGGACTGTTCATCGCCGTGGTCATGCTGTACCCGTTCCTCGAGGCGTGGATCACCGGCGACAAGCGTGAGCACCATCTGCTCGACCGCCCGCGCAATGCCGCGACTCGCACCGCTATCGGTGCCGCTGGAGTCAGCTTCTACGCCGTCCTCTGGGCCGCTGCGTCGTCTGACCTCATCGCGACCCACTTCCACCTCACGATGGAGGGAGTGATCCACGGCCTGCAGTTCCTGCTGATCGCGGGACCGTTCATCGCGTACTTCATCACCAAGCGCATCTGCCTCGCACTGCAGAAGAAGGACCGCGAGATCGCCCTGCACGGCTTCGAGTCGGGCCGCATCGTCCGCCTCCCCGGCGGCGAGTTCATCGAGGTCCACCAGCAGCTCGACGAGTACGAGCGCTGGAAGCTGGTCGGTCAGGACGAGTACGAGCCGCTGATGATCCGCCCGGATTCGCGCGGTCGTATCACCGCCCCGCAGCGCGTGCGTGCTGGCCTGTCTCGCTGGTTCTTCGAGGACCGGATTACCCCTGTCACCCAGAGGGAACTCGAGAGCTCGCACAGCGAGCACTGA
- a CDS encoding ubiquinol-cytochrome c reductase iron-sulfur subunit, with the protein MAEHDEGGTDLATSSATGHGTAPAGTAVVTRGRIQDPGLPPHRPRMTDLDPRVEKRAERTVYTLFYLSFAGSIFAVAAYMAFPITEDVASVRLNTLFIGLGMSLALLGIGIAAVHWGKQLMSDHEGIDIRHPVRSAEPTRARALEIFDQSDKESGFGRRSLVRNSLIASLVVFPLPAVILFRGLGPQDQNPVDLLKTTLWREGTRLTLDPSGAPILASDVTLGSAFHVIPEGLDDAEGKLEEKAKAAVLLMRLKPEDLIVSEGRETWNYDGIVAYSKICTHVGCPVALYEQQTHHLLCPCHQSQFDITREAAVIFGPAKRPLPQLPITVDAEGYLVARSDFTEPVGPSFWER; encoded by the coding sequence ATGGCAGAGCACGATGAGGGTGGCACAGACCTCGCCACCTCGTCGGCCACCGGGCACGGGACGGCACCGGCCGGCACCGCGGTCGTGACGCGGGGACGCATCCAAGACCCGGGACTCCCGCCGCACCGTCCCCGGATGACCGACCTCGACCCCAGGGTCGAGAAGCGTGCCGAGCGCACGGTATACACGCTCTTCTACCTCTCCTTCGCGGGCTCCATCTTTGCGGTCGCCGCGTACATGGCGTTCCCGATCACGGAGGACGTCGCGTCGGTCCGCCTGAACACGCTGTTCATCGGCCTGGGCATGTCCCTCGCCCTGCTGGGCATCGGCATCGCCGCCGTCCACTGGGGCAAGCAGCTGATGTCGGACCACGAGGGCATCGACATCCGCCACCCCGTTCGCAGCGCGGAGCCCACCCGCGCCCGTGCGCTCGAGATCTTCGACCAGTCCGACAAGGAGTCCGGCTTCGGTCGCCGCTCGCTCGTTCGGAACAGCCTGATCGCGTCCCTCGTCGTGTTCCCCCTGCCCGCCGTGATCCTGTTCCGGGGCCTCGGCCCGCAGGACCAGAACCCCGTCGACCTCCTCAAGACCACGCTGTGGCGAGAGGGCACGAGGCTCACCCTGGACCCGTCGGGAGCGCCGATCCTCGCGTCGGACGTCACCCTCGGATCCGCCTTCCATGTGATCCCCGAGGGCCTCGACGATGCCGAGGGCAAGCTGGAGGAGAAGGCTAAGGCCGCCGTCCTCCTGATGCGCCTGAAGCCGGAGGACCTCATCGTCAGTGAGGGTCGCGAGACCTGGAACTACGACGGAATCGTCGCCTACTCCAAGATCTGCACGCACGTCGGCTGCCCCGTGGCACTGTACGAGCAGCAGACCCACCACCTGCTGTGCCCGTGCCACCAGTCGCAATTCGACATCACGCGCGAGGCCGCCGTCATTTTCGGCCCGGCGAAGCGTCCGCTTCCGCAGCTCCCCATCACCGTCGACGCCGAGGGTTACCTGGTCGCCAGAAGCGACTTCACGGAGCCCGTCGGACCGTCCTTCTGGGAGCGATGA
- a CDS encoding c-type cytochrome, giving the protein MASPKTKSRAKKGRRHPLATLALIAIGLGITGGTYAAVGVATSASAETSSTSQQTIDEGSKLFSANCASCHGLDAAGTDNAPSLIGVGAASVDFQVGTGRMPMQMHGPQALEKPVQFTDEQVGELAAYVASLAPGPAIPEGEVLDGQGDSANGAEVFRINCAMCHNVAGAGGALTEGKFAPPLGGVTEAHIYEAMVTGPQNMPVFNDLNISPEDKRDIISYLKYIEANPSPGGFALGSLGPVAEGLFLWIFGLGAIVALTVWITARSN; this is encoded by the coding sequence ATGGCTTCCCCGAAGACGAAGAGCCGAGCCAAGAAGGGTCGCCGGCACCCGCTCGCCACCCTGGCCCTGATCGCCATCGGTCTCGGGATCACCGGCGGAACCTACGCAGCGGTCGGCGTCGCTACGTCGGCGTCGGCCGAGACCTCCTCCACCAGCCAGCAGACGATCGACGAGGGCTCCAAGCTCTTCTCGGCGAACTGCGCCAGCTGCCACGGTCTCGACGCCGCGGGCACCGACAACGCCCCCTCGCTGATCGGCGTGGGCGCCGCCTCCGTCGACTTCCAGGTCGGTACGGGTCGCATGCCGATGCAGATGCACGGCCCGCAGGCTCTCGAGAAGCCGGTCCAGTTCACCGACGAGCAGGTCGGCGAGCTCGCCGCCTACGTCGCGTCGCTGGCGCCCGGCCCCGCGATCCCCGAGGGTGAGGTTCTCGACGGACAGGGTGACTCCGCCAACGGCGCCGAGGTGTTCCGCATCAACTGCGCGATGTGCCACAACGTCGCCGGAGCCGGTGGCGCGCTCACCGAGGGCAAGTTCGCTCCCCCGCTGGGCGGCGTGACCGAGGCACACATCTACGAGGCGATGGTCACCGGCCCGCAGAACATGCCGGTCTTCAACGACCTGAACATTTCGCCCGAGGACAAGCGCGACATCATCTCGTACCTCAAGTACATCGAGGCCAACCCGTCGCCGGGTGGGTTTGCGCTCGGCTCCCTCGGGCCGGTCGCGGAGGGCCTGTTCCTCTGGATCTTCGGCCTCGGTGCGATCGTGGCCCTGACGGTGTGGATCACCGCACGATCCAACTAG
- a CDS encoding cytochrome c oxidase subunit 3, whose translation MVCVTSTSLSPTATAPVVNRPNPVAVGTIVWLGSEVMFFAGLFAIYFTLRSTSPELWGAETQILNVPYAGVNTVILVASSFSCQFGVFAAERLQPRATGLSPFKWGMVEWFFLTYALGAVFVSGQVLEYATLVSEGVTLSSSAYGSAFYLTTGFHALHVTGGLLAFLLVIGRGFAVKNFGHKEATSAIVVSYYWHFVDVVWVGLFAVIYFLK comes from the coding sequence ATGGTCTGTGTGACGAGCACCTCTCTCTCCCCCACGGCCACCGCGCCCGTAGTGAACCGACCCAACCCGGTCGCGGTCGGAACGATCGTCTGGCTGGGCAGTGAGGTCATGTTCTTCGCGGGCCTCTTCGCGATCTACTTCACCCTGCGCAGCACGTCGCCCGAGCTGTGGGGCGCCGAGACTCAGATCCTCAACGTGCCCTACGCGGGCGTGAACACCGTGATCCTCGTCGCCTCGTCCTTTAGCTGCCAGTTCGGTGTGTTCGCCGCCGAACGTCTCCAGCCGCGCGCGACGGGCCTCAGCCCGTTCAAGTGGGGCATGGTCGAGTGGTTCTTCCTCACCTACGCACTCGGCGCCGTCTTCGTCTCGGGCCAGGTCCTCGAGTACGCGACCCTCGTATCCGAAGGCGTCACCCTCTCCAGCAGCGCCTACGGCTCCGCCTTTTACCTGACGACCGGCTTCCACGCCCTGCACGTCACCGGTGGCCTCCTCGCGTTCCTCCTCGTCATCGGCCGCGGCTTCGCGGTCAAGAACTTTGGCCACAAAGAGGCGACGAGCGCCATCGTCGTCTCGTATTACTGGCACTTCGTCGACGTCGTCTGGGTCGGCCTGTTCGCCGTCATCTACTTCCTGAAGTGA
- the trpD gene encoding anthranilate phosphoribosyltransferase, with translation MSETLSWPHVLSALLESSDLSVSEATWAMEQVMEGSATPAQLAGLLVALRAKGETVDEIVGFRDAILDHAVPLDVDPMALDIVGTGGDRFGTVNISSTASIIAAAAGTPVVKHGNKAASSSSGSSEVLAALGVDLSLSPERVAEVFRRTGMAFVFASLFHPGFRHAGPVRAELGVPTVFNFLGPLCNPARPEASAVGVAHLDRVPLVVGVFQTRGATALVFRGDDGLDELTTTGHSHIWEVSRGSVVEHDLDPRDLGLRRARIEELRGRDAAYNASVVRSVLAGAGGPVRDIVLLNAAAGLAAFDLARDPDLVRTPIVERLRTSMERAAEVVDSGAATAKLEEWVRETQHTVLPLS, from the coding sequence ATGTCGGAAACCCTGTCCTGGCCGCACGTTCTCAGCGCACTCCTTGAGTCCTCCGATCTGAGCGTCTCCGAGGCGACGTGGGCGATGGAGCAGGTGATGGAGGGTTCGGCCACGCCGGCGCAGCTCGCGGGTCTGCTGGTGGCGCTGCGCGCGAAGGGCGAGACGGTCGATGAGATCGTGGGCTTCCGCGACGCCATCCTCGATCACGCGGTGCCGCTGGATGTGGATCCGATGGCACTGGACATCGTCGGCACGGGCGGTGACCGCTTCGGGACGGTCAACATCTCCTCTACCGCGTCGATCATCGCGGCGGCAGCGGGGACACCCGTGGTGAAGCACGGGAACAAGGCCGCGTCCTCCTCGTCCGGTTCCTCCGAAGTGCTCGCTGCGCTCGGCGTCGATCTGTCCCTCTCGCCGGAGCGGGTCGCCGAGGTGTTCCGTCGCACGGGGATGGCGTTCGTCTTCGCCTCGCTCTTTCACCCGGGCTTCCGGCACGCCGGACCGGTCCGCGCGGAGCTGGGCGTGCCGACCGTCTTCAACTTCCTCGGACCGCTCTGCAATCCGGCGCGGCCGGAGGCGTCCGCGGTCGGGGTCGCGCACCTCGACCGCGTACCGCTGGTCGTGGGGGTGTTCCAGACCCGTGGGGCGACGGCTCTGGTGTTCCGGGGCGACGACGGCCTCGATGAGCTCACCACCACGGGCCACAGCCACATTTGGGAGGTCTCGCGCGGATCCGTCGTCGAGCACGACCTGGACCCGCGCGACCTCGGGCTGCGCCGCGCGCGGATCGAGGAGTTGCGCGGCCGTGACGCCGCCTACAACGCGAGCGTGGTGCGCTCGGTACTCGCCGGCGCCGGCGGCCCGGTGCGCGACATCGTGCTGCTGAACGCCGCGGCCGGTCTCGCCGCGTTCGACCTAGCGCGCGATCCAGATCTGGTGCGCACGCCCATCGTGGAGCGCCTGCGCACGTCGATGGAGCGGGCGGCCGAGGTCGTCGACTCCGGTGCCGCCACGGCCAAGCTCGAGGAGTGGGTGCGCGAGACGCAGCACACCGTCCTGCCGCTGTCATAG
- the dhaK gene encoding dihydroxyacetone kinase subunit DhaK, with protein MKKLINDPKNVVTESVAGFGLAHADLVRVVSDPLVVMRADAPRPGKVGILSGGGSGHEPLHAGFVGFGMLDAAVPGPVFTSPTPDPIVAATQAVDGGAGVLHIVKNYTGDVLNFETAADLAGAEGIEVRSVIVDDDVAVKDSLYTAGRRGVAGSVLVERIAGAAAERGDSLEEVATIAETVIANVRSMGVALTPCVVPHAGEPSFELGEDEIEIGIGIHGEPGREKIALEAADRIVDRILGPILEDLPFSSGDDVLLLVNGMGGTPQIELYLAYRRAAEALAEKGITVTRSLVGNYTTSLEMQGFSLTVLKLDDALTALWDSPVQTAALRWGR; from the coding sequence ATGAAGAAGCTGATCAACGACCCAAAGAACGTCGTCACGGAGTCGGTGGCCGGCTTCGGACTCGCGCACGCCGACCTGGTCCGGGTGGTGTCCGATCCGCTGGTCGTGATGCGAGCGGACGCTCCCCGGCCGGGCAAGGTCGGCATCCTCAGCGGGGGCGGCAGCGGGCACGAACCGCTGCACGCGGGCTTCGTCGGATTCGGGATGCTCGACGCCGCCGTTCCCGGCCCCGTCTTCACCTCGCCCACTCCCGATCCGATCGTCGCGGCGACGCAGGCCGTGGACGGCGGCGCGGGCGTGCTGCACATCGTGAAGAACTACACCGGCGACGTCTTGAACTTTGAGACCGCCGCCGACCTCGCCGGCGCCGAGGGGATCGAGGTCCGCAGCGTGATCGTGGACGACGACGTCGCGGTCAAGGATTCCCTGTACACCGCCGGCCGACGCGGTGTGGCGGGCTCCGTCCTCGTCGAGCGGATCGCGGGTGCAGCGGCCGAGCGGGGCGACTCCCTCGAGGAGGTCGCGACGATCGCCGAGACGGTGATCGCGAACGTGCGTTCGATGGGCGTCGCCCTCACTCCGTGCGTCGTCCCGCACGCCGGCGAGCCGAGCTTCGAGCTGGGCGAAGACGAGATCGAGATCGGCATCGGGATCCACGGGGAGCCGGGCCGCGAGAAGATCGCGCTGGAAGCCGCCGATCGCATCGTCGACCGCATCCTCGGCCCGATCCTCGAGGACCTGCCCTTCTCCTCCGGCGACGACGTGCTGCTTCTGGTGAACGGGATGGGCGGCACTCCGCAGATCGAGCTCTACCTCGCCTACCGTCGGGCTGCCGAGGCGCTGGCAGAGAAGGGAATCACGGTTACCCGCAGCCTCGTCGGCAACTACACGACCTCGCTCGAGATGCAGGGCTTCTCCCTGACGGTGCTGAAGCTCGACGACGCGCTCACCGCGCTGTGGGACTCCCCGGTGCAGACGGCGGCGCTGCGCTGGGGACGCTGA
- the dhaL gene encoding dihydroxyacetone kinase subunit DhaL, with amino-acid sequence MQESQESQESQDAGLEGAWATAWIRLAAQAIAEHRVELITLDRAIGDGDHGENMDRGFQAVVAKLAGAPEPAAPSDVLKLVATTLISTVGGASGPLFGTAFLKASGAVAGRDVLEGADVAALLAAARDGIVLRGKAEVGDKTMIDAWTPAVDAATASADAGASPAAVLAAAAEAAQSGAESTDPLVARKGRASYLGERAVGHRDPGSVSTVLLLRAAAEAAE; translated from the coding sequence ATGCAGGAGTCACAGGAGTCACAGGAGTCACAGGACGCCGGGCTCGAAGGGGCGTGGGCGACGGCGTGGATCCGCCTCGCCGCCCAGGCGATCGCGGAGCACCGGGTCGAGCTGATCACGCTGGATCGGGCAATCGGCGACGGCGACCACGGCGAGAACATGGACCGTGGCTTCCAGGCCGTCGTCGCAAAACTCGCGGGCGCACCCGAACCGGCAGCACCGTCGGACGTGCTGAAGCTGGTGGCGACGACCCTCATCTCGACCGTCGGCGGTGCGTCCGGTCCGTTGTTCGGTACGGCGTTCCTCAAGGCCTCCGGCGCGGTCGCGGGTCGGGACGTCCTCGAGGGTGCGGACGTCGCGGCCCTGCTGGCAGCGGCACGGGACGGCATCGTCCTCCGCGGCAAGGCTGAGGTGGGCGATAAGACGATGATCGACGCCTGGACGCCGGCGGTGGACGCCGCCACAGCATCGGCCGACGCAGGCGCCTCCCCCGCAGCGGTCCTCGCCGCAGCGGCCGAGGCGGCGCAAAGCGGAGCCGAGTCCACGGATCCGCTGGTCGCCCGGAAGGGGCGCGCCAGCTACCTCGGCGAGCGCGCTGTCGGACACCGCGATCCGGGCAGCGTGTCGACGGTGCTGCTGCTGCGCGCGGCGGCCGAGGCAGCGGAGTGA